One part of the Magallana gigas chromosome 5, xbMagGiga1.1, whole genome shotgun sequence genome encodes these proteins:
- the LOC105325205 gene encoding peroxisomal membrane protein PEX16 translates to MATKSKGNEFLSQVWEKYKRYVSDFPETVSQIEATSRLLSYIIAGRFEDSQVFSELVYLASNLLVLVNDTIIKNASTFAQKIPLSVEKLRRFLTVLEYGEVFIEMAAYRKWGETGKWVLIVIIQLTKAIWRLILLWKHHGGIQPIPPIAPLDRDKYTKQFKHNPTEEMQEFQENLEGETEGESVNGPNEMTFTLKRSGKTIRRLSAAPPINFRSWRLPGHGGNENEKAQLTFYNPTKLSKQRLWGETLYIARPLIHLFGMYVCGTMSWKPWIMSGTIDIASLCMMGDTKDMNPEEKREIKRRSLLLLYYLLRSPFFDSYSKMKILSTLRVLADNVPGLGILLRPIIDYLPSWQKVYFYLWSA, encoded by the exons ATGGCTACCAAAAGCAAAGGCAACGAATTCCTATCTCAAGTGTGGGAAAAATATAAACGTTACGTATCAGATTTTCCAGAGACAGTTAGTCAGATAGAGGCAACATCCAGGCTACTCTCATATATCATTGCTG GCCGGTTTGAAGATTCACAGGTTTTCTCTGAACTGGTGTACCTGGCCTCAAACCTTTTGGTATTAGTCAATGATACCATCATCAAGAATGCATCAACGTTTGCTCAAAAAATT CCTTTGTCAGTGGAAAAACTAAGAAGATTTCTGACAGTGTTGGAATATGGGGAAGTATTTATTGAGATGGCAGCATACAGAAAATGGGGAGAGACTGGAAAATGGGTTTTGATTGTCATCATACAGCTGACCAA AGCAATATGGAGATTAATTTTATTGTGGAAACATCATGGAGGAATACAGCCCATTCCACCCATTGCACCATTAGACAGAGACAAGTACACAAAGCAGTTCAAACACAATCCTACTGAG GAAATGCAAGAATTCCAAGAAAATCTAGAAGGTGAGACGGAGGGAGAATCTGTGAATGGACCAAATGAAATGACATTCACTCTCAAACGATCAGGCAAGACCATAAGGAGACTCTCAGCAG CTCCTCCCATCAACTTTCGCTCCTGGAGACTGCCTGGCCATGGTGGGAATGAGAATGAGAAAGCACAACTTACCTTCTATAACCCCACCAAACTGTCCAAGCAGAGGCTATGGGGAGAGACCCTGTATATTGCCAGACCACTCATTCATT TATTTGGCATGTATGTCTGTGGGACAATGTCATGGAAACCATGGATTATGTCTGGAACCATCGATATtgcaag TCTGTGTATGATGGGAGACACAAAGGACATGAACCCAGAGGAGAAAAGGGAAATCAAGAGGAGATCACTCTTGCTTTTGTATTATTTGCTGCGATCACCATTCTTTGACAGCTATTCCAA GATGAAGATTTTATCCACATTAAGAGTACTAGCTGACAATGTACCAGGCCTGGGTATTCTATTGA GACCAATAATTGATTACCTACCTTCATGGCAGAAAGTTTACTTCTACCTTTGGTCGGCTTGA
- the LOC105325282 gene encoding uncharacterized protein: MKVSCIALMFICVAQVLGARTDCRQCKAGHYAKRHCNEFHDTICAQCPEGTYTPKSNTRELCFSCSTCRKGFFEIKSCTFRQDTVCGSCSQKEYSDLSSYRIDCVHDRKEIQNDQPRESTTEESIDLGSGDGELIINRDGVKPTVIDDVFIEKESHHVTSLPHAQNETLDTEGSGEGFPISVSPEEEYEPTDQNVTFTTSTESMTTTEEPLIVTQSPTSLPENLNTSAYITTSKTDSSSNDTGYAITSEHTPLASSTSEAISTSTSTSTSEPTSFSTTVKATEPLETPETPTPEPTSEPSTPTPQTTTSTTTTTTMSTTSSTTEPEITTPTVQTTPEPTTTTTKTKPLHYTDKDGMVIIDLRGSTIIDLRTTPTPRPKYKVTTVKTIGLDSGDNGIVIDLGKQEEDFIDLQDNSLKDTATKDKSPLKAGALGSKKMDDDDGVKIGIVVAVVIVAAIIFFVVGFLVSRYCRKKRSGSFKVKNDIENGSAKGSTPNVLDYKDGGIYDEIEKDSATPTKNGKPNGTAHSTEDVYAVPDKRKSNPPESPKLEEQLDKIKFIDDTEEETEAKEDDKLLEDSDEKYSSFASIPNGSVKQNGDVTSNDYVSESSPILNSRDTPEIKEPSDEEASGKESEDAEESPLLEKAEGGEKQAETSS; this comes from the exons GTACTGGGTGCCCGAACGGATTGCCGTCAGTGTAAAGCTGGCCATTATGCTAAAAGACATTGTAACGAATTTCATGACACGATATGTGCCCAGTGTCCAGAGGGCACATATACCCCCAAATCTAACACACGGGAACTGTGTTTCTCCTGCTCAACGTGTAGAAAGGGCTTCTTTGAGATCAAATCGTGCACATTTAGACAAGATACTGTGTGTGGATCTTGTAGTCAAAAAGAGTATAGTGATTTAAGTAGTTATAGGATAGACTGTGTTCATGATAGAAAGGAGATTCAAAATGATCAACCGCGGGAAAGCACCACCGAGGAGTCCATTGACCTAGGATCAGGGGACGGGGAACTTATAATAAACCGTGACGGAGTCAAACCAACAGTCATTGATGACGTCTTTATAGAAAAGGAGTCGCATCACGTGACTAGTTTACCTCACGCTCAGAACGAGACTCTGGATACGGAAGGAAGCGGTGAAGGTTTCCCGATTAGTGTGTCTCCTGAAGAAGAATATGAACCAACTGATCAAAATGTTACATTCACCACATCTACAGAATCAATGACAACAACAGAAGAACCACTTATTGTAACGCAATCTCCTACCTCTCTGCCTGAAAATCTAAACACTTCAGCTTATATAACGACATCTAAAACTGACTCTAGTTCGAATGATACTGGGTATGCAATTACGTCTGAGCACACTCCATTAGCATCATCAACATCAGAAGCAATTTCAACATCTACATCAACATCAACGTCTGAACCAACTTCATTTTCTACAACGGTGAAAGCAACAGAACCATTGGAAACACCCGAAACGCCAACACCTGAACCAACGTCTGAACCAAGTACACCAACACCTCAAACAACAACATCtacgacaacaacaacaacaatgtcAACGACATCATCTACAACAGAACCCGAGATAACCACACCAACTGTCCAAACAACGCCGGAACCGACAACTACTACTACAAAGACAAAACCTCTCCACTATACGGACAAAGACGGAATGGTCATCATTGACTTGAGGGGCTCTACAATTATTGATCTGAGAACTACACCCACACCGAGACCCAAGTACAAGGTCACCACCGTAAAAACGATAGGTTTGGACTCAGGGGACAACGGCATAGTCATTGATCTAGGAAAACAAGAGGAGGACTTCATAGACTTGCAAG ataactctttaaaagaTACTGCGACCAAAGATAAGTCTCCTTTGAAAGCAGGTGCATTGGGCTCAAAGAAAATG GATGACGACGACGGGGTGAAGATTGGAATTGTTGTCGCTGTTGTTATCGTCGCCGCCATCATCTTCTTTGTCGTCGGGTTTCTCGTCAGTAGATACTGTAGGAAGAAGCGGTCAGGGTCATTCAAGGTCAAAAAC gATATTGAGAACGGTTCGGCAAAGGGTAGCACACCAAATGTTTTAGACTACAAAGATGGAGGGATATATGACGAGATTGAAAAAGACTCGGCTACCCCGACCAAAAACGGAAAACCTAATGGAACAGCACATTCAACTGAAGATGTTTATGCAGTGCCAGACAAACGCAAGAGTAACCCCCCGGAATCTCCAAAGCTCG AGGAACAGTTGGACAAAATCAAATTCATAGATGACACAGAGGAGGAAACTGAAGCCAAGGAGGATGACAAACTTTTGGAAGACTCTGATGAAAAGTACTCCAGTTTCGCGTCTATTCCGAATGGATCTGTCAAACAGAACGGTGACGTCACATCGAACGATTACGTCTCAGAATCTAGTCCAATCCTAAACTCCCGAGACACCCCAGAGATCAAAGAACCCTCTGACGAAGAAGCCAGCGGCAAGGAGAGCGAAGATGCCGAAGAGTCGCCATTACTGGAAAAAGCAGAGGGGGGAGAAAAACAGGCGGAAACCAGCAGTTGA